From Chryseotalea sp. WA131a:
AGGCAATTGCTTAAAAAGATCATGATTGTAAACTCAACAGTTAAACAGGGTTGGCTTGATGTCGATCTGAACTACCAAAATTTAGTTTTAGATAAACCATTTTTTGTGTCTTTTCAATGGCCTAACCAAGACATTAAGATTCCATTCGTTGGCATAGGTGGTTCTAAAGCCTATACACGAGCTTCCGCTTTTGGGCCATGGAAAAATTCAGGAGATTTTGATTGGGTGATAAAAGCCGAAGGAATAGTCTTAGATTGATATTATGAACATGGCTATTGAAAAGTGCTTTGACAAAGAGAATTTAAATACGCTAGTAAGAGACTGCAAGTTTGTGAAGCGTGCAACAAATTATTATGTATTTTCGTTTTCCCATCTTGGGGGAGAAGGAAAATAGTAGGGTATAGAATTATTTTTCAAAAGTAGTCAAATCATCTGTTAAGATTTTTTATATCATCCGCTTTTAAGCTATGTCTAATTTACTCCCTCCCAATTCAAGAAAGGCTTGTATCTGCCACCCTAAAAATCATCCAATACATGTGCTGCTGCTTTAAATTTAAAATAGTGTGACGCTCTTGACCAAAATCATTACCAGCTTGCCGAAAAAATATGTTTGATCAAAGATGTAAGTAAAATATGCTACCAATTAAAAACTCATCAAAAAGAACTATCCAATTTTTATTCCTTTTAGTTTTTTTTAATCCAACCAAGTTACGCGCAAATTGTTGAGTCTTGGGTTGACAATAAAGGGGGATTTCTCGACAGTATTCCAATAGCATACACAAACGGGAGAATTTATGTAAAGCTAAAAATTGGACAAGATACTACCCAGTATAGATTTTTGCTGGATACGGGTGCCCCTTGTAACGTTGACGAAAACTTAAAACCGCTTTCGAATAGGAGGCGGTTTTTTGTTGTTAACCCACAGAAAACGAATACATCTTTTTATACTCCATTGGGGTAAGCCCCGTGTATCGTTTAAATATATCACGGAAATAGTTTAAATCTTCATAGCCAGATTTATACGAAATCTCCTTAATATTTTCTTGCCCTTCTTCCAGTAGTTTTTTTGCGTGTTCCACCTTCACACGTTGAATGTATTCAGAAGGAAGGTTCCCCGTTGCAGCCTTGAAACGTCTGATAAATGTGCGCTCACTCATCAATACTTCATCTGATATAGTTCCGACCGTGAGTTTCTCTTGTGCATGAGCTTCAATAAAGTCTTGCGCCTTCAATATCTCTGTATCTTGATGTGACTTTTGAACGGAAAAAATGGAATAAGAATTCTGCGAAATCTTCCCTTTGTCAACCAAAAACATTTTTGCACAGTAATTTCCTAGTTCTTTCCCGTAGTATTTTTCTACCAAGTAAATGCACAAATTCATAAAAGATAAGGTAGCACCACCCGTCACAATCTTGCCATTATCAACAATTATTTTTTCGTCTAATAATTTTACTTTGGGAAACATCATTCTGAAATAGTCAGAAGCAAACCAGGAAGTAGTCGCTTCTTTACCATCTAACAAACCCGTGGCGGCTACAAAGAAAGCGCCTGTGCACGTACTGCAAATGGCTGCTCCTTTCTTTTGTTGTTGCAATATCCACTGGACAAGGGTTGGATATTTTTGCACAAGTTCGGCCATATTGCCAACAGCCGCAGGCACTACCACTAAATCAGCCTTCTCAAAGGGAAGAAGGGAAGCATGGCAAACCAACTGATACCCATTGCAATTGATCGTTTTGCTTTTTTCTGCTGAGGCCAGGATTACCTCAAACGTATTTTTCTTTTTCTTTTGTGGAGATAGCTGATTGCTAAATGCCTGCGAGTAGTTTAAGATGTCCATAATGCCCAACACAGAAGTGGGCACATTAGCGGAGATAACAGGGACTATTACTTTCATGTGTTACGAATAAGATGATGGCAAATATATCTATTTGCGTATATGAATCTGCCATGTGGCAAAATTATCCTGTGGGGTTGTCCGTTTACCCATGCTTATCTGATTGTATGATGCCCCACCTTTGTAACACAAAAAACTATTTATGAAAACGACAGACAACAGTTTAAGCTGGTTCGAGATTTCAGTAGCTGAAATGCCTCGGGCGAAAAAATTTTATGAGTCAATCTTTGGTCTTGCATTGGCCGATGGTGAAGTGGCTGGCACACAGATGGCGTTCTTCCCTACCGATGGAGGCAATGGAAAAATAGGAGGCGCATTGGCGCAAGGCCCTTTCCATAAACCGAGTATTGATGGAAGCAAAGTGTACCTCAACGCAAACCCCAACCTTTCAACGGTGCTTGACAAAGTGGAGAAATCAGGTGGTAAAGTAGTGTTGCCTAAAACTTCTATTGGCGACTTTGGCCACATGGCATTCTTTATCGATTCAGAGGGTAACGTAGTAGGA
This genomic window contains:
- a CDS encoding helix-turn-helix domain-containing protein; its protein translation is MKVIVPVISANVPTSVLGIMDILNYSQAFSNQLSPQKKKKNTFEVILASAEKSKTINCNGYQLVCHASLLPFEKADLVVVPAAVGNMAELVQKYPTLVQWILQQQKKGAAICSTCTGAFFVAATGLLDGKEATTSWFASDYFRMMFPKVKLLDEKIIVDNGKIVTGGATLSFMNLCIYLVEKYYGKELGNYCAKMFLVDKGKISQNSYSIFSVQKSHQDTEILKAQDFIEAHAQEKLTVGTISDEVLMSERTFIRRFKAATGNLPSEYIQRVKVEHAKKLLEEGQENIKEISYKSGYEDLNYFRDIFKRYTGLTPMEYKKMYSFSVG
- a CDS encoding VOC family protein, encoding MKTTDNSLSWFEISVAEMPRAKKFYESIFGLALADGEVAGTQMAFFPTDGGNGKIGGALAQGPFHKPSIDGSKVYLNANPNLSTVLDKVEKSGGKVVLPKTSIGDFGHMAFFIDSEGNVVGLHSNN